The Flavobacterium galactosidilyticum nucleotide sequence AAAAAGTATTTTAAAAGTTTTGTCAAAAATAATTAATTTTAACTTTTCAATTCAAGATAAATCGGTCAGATCCTACTATTATATTAAAATTAAGCTTTCGAACTCGCTTTGTACAATGGAACAGCTGAACATGCTTCTCCATACATAATGCTTCTAGCAAAAGGATGCAAGTATTGTGCGGCTAATACGTATGCTCGCATTGGAACTGGCTTTCTAGAACATCCTTTTATAATTATAGGCTTGTTTGAATAAACTGAATAATCTATTTTAGAAAGTAACTCTTCATATAGCGAAGATTCTAAATCTTCAATGCTTCCGTCGATTATTTTTTTAGCAAATGGTGCTAATTGAATTGCCACAAGTATAGAAGC carries:
- a CDS encoding DUF2480 family protein encodes the protein MEEIVNKVANSVLEVFDLEDYYPEGIRAQIDISQWLLEGFLLKEKDFREQLKNHNWSQYQDQYVAINCSTNAIVPAWASILVAIQLAPFAKKIIDGSIEDLESSLYEELLSKIDYSVYSNKPIIIKGCSRKPVPMRAYVLAAQYLHPFARSIMYGEACSAVPLYKASSKA